A genomic region of Deinococcus sp. KSM4-11 contains the following coding sequences:
- a CDS encoding HRDC domain-containing protein: MTSASRPLRPDARLVRLHAQRGDPQARLAGALADLEGATWGLLLRDEPALAQQLAAMLGHGTLRVDARLRVNRDALAAAGLAAANADGEWRGARAVWLLEPTAADLDRARRAGVDVIVDGTLAPGGGWLAQGAALVVYRDSVSVTGHGDAPLSAVFGSGRAPDAAAPAPSDLLVGLALRDVATLPLRLARAARTVAQLADRLGGAAQVAGPTALLLAPDAAPDSDAPLGGVVASARSVPGGVLLCPGLEEVDTTLALLRQDDGPPVTARPSEEPPVARPAEPRREEPRRDEGRRDDFRRDGRGRDRDRGGRDRRDFGNRPDSARPSTPDVPERFTFDAPDTTHEAVQATPPPAPAEESWEPEIVYSDIAHAQVKLPIPVSSGPDAPNLGDELPDVLHQPDHMAAADEPDTPQASPEPREADARPQGRRDRPGRDRAPRERFQPEPSVDAAPLIAPDLPVPAVTDGKDDPAADLSDEQAAVYARLREWRNAEAKRQDISRFIIASNATLAEIARRVPYTEADLKAVKGMGPERLRKYGDKILEVVRG; this comes from the coding sequence ATGACCTCCGCTTCCCGACCCCTGCGCCCCGACGCCCGCCTCGTGCGGCTCCATGCCCAGCGCGGCGACCCACAGGCCCGGCTGGCCGGCGCCCTGGCCGATCTGGAAGGCGCCACCTGGGGCCTCCTGCTGCGCGACGAACCGGCCCTGGCCCAGCAACTGGCCGCGATGCTGGGCCACGGCACCCTGCGGGTGGACGCCCGCCTTCGTGTGAACCGGGACGCGCTGGCCGCCGCCGGTCTGGCCGCCGCGAATGCGGATGGCGAGTGGCGCGGCGCGCGCGCCGTCTGGCTGCTGGAGCCCACGGCGGCCGACCTGGACCGTGCCCGGCGGGCTGGTGTGGACGTCATCGTGGATGGCACCCTGGCGCCCGGCGGCGGGTGGCTGGCCCAGGGCGCGGCGCTCGTCGTGTACCGCGATTCGGTCAGCGTGACGGGCCACGGCGACGCCCCCCTGAGCGCCGTGTTCGGCTCGGGCCGCGCTCCGGACGCCGCCGCGCCCGCCCCGAGCGACCTGCTGGTGGGCCTCGCGCTACGCGACGTGGCCACCCTGCCCCTGCGGCTGGCCCGCGCCGCCCGCACGGTTGCGCAGCTCGCCGATCGCCTCGGCGGCGCGGCGCAGGTCGCCGGCCCGACCGCGCTGCTGCTCGCCCCGGACGCCGCGCCCGACTCGGACGCCCCGCTGGGTGGCGTGGTCGCCAGCGCCCGCAGCGTGCCGGGCGGCGTGCTGCTGTGCCCCGGTCTGGAGGAAGTCGACACGACCCTGGCGCTGCTCCGACAGGACGACGGGCCGCCCGTGACCGCGCGTCCGTCCGAGGAGCCGCCGGTCGCCCGTCCGGCGGAACCCCGGCGCGAGGAACCCCGCCGGGACGAGGGCCGCCGCGACGACTTCCGCCGCGATGGCCGGGGCCGCGACCGCGACCGGGGTGGACGTGACCGCCGGGACTTCGGGAACCGCCCCGACAGCGCCCGGCCCTCCACGCCGGACGTGCCCGAACGCTTCACCTTCGACGCGCCCGACACCACCCACGAGGCCGTGCAGGCGACCCCGCCCCCCGCCCCTGCGGAGGAGAGCTGGGAACCGGAAATCGTGTACAGCGACATCGCGCACGCGCAGGTCAAACTGCCCATCCCGGTCAGCTCCGGCCCGGACGCCCCGAATCTCGGCGACGAGCTTCCGGACGTGCTGCACCAGCCCGATCACATGGCCGCTGCCGATGAACCCGACACGCCCCAGGCGAGCCCCGAACCCCGCGAAGCCGACGCGCGGCCCCAGGGACGCCGGGATCGACCTGGCCGGGATCGGGCGCCGCGTGAGCGGTTCCAGCCTGAGCCCTCCGTGGACGCCGCGCCCCTGATCGCCCCGGATCTGCCGGTCCCGGCGGTGACGGACGGCAAGGACGATCCGGCGGCCGACCTCAGCGACGAGCAGGCCGCCGTGTACGCCAGATTGCGCGAGTGGCGCAACGCCGAGGCCAAACGGCAGGACATCAGCCGCTTCATCATCGCCAGCAACGCCACCCTGGCCGAGATCGCCCGCCGCGTGCCCTACACCGAGGCCGACCTGAAGGCCGTGAAGGGCATGGGGCCGGAGCGGCTGCGGAAGTACGGCGACAAGATCCTGGAAGTCGTGCGGGGCTGA
- a CDS encoding ferredoxin: MPPQYFKTSGHLLVCTGPNCQARGSSLLYKALWNHLDRQSLAYYKRGGSLRLTESGCLGSCSYGPSLCVYRQTDSGLEEAWYAAVDVPLAARIAQAVHERNELPAEHQYGPT; the protein is encoded by the coding sequence GTGCCGCCCCAGTACTTCAAGACCTCCGGCCACCTGCTGGTATGCACCGGCCCGAACTGTCAGGCGCGCGGTTCCAGTTTGCTGTACAAGGCGCTGTGGAACCACCTCGACCGGCAGTCCCTGGCGTACTACAAGCGGGGCGGCAGCCTGCGCCTGACCGAGAGCGGCTGCCTGGGCTCGTGCAGCTATGGCCCCAGCCTGTGCGTGTACCGGCAGACGGATTCCGGCCTGGAGGAGGCGTGGTACGCCGCCGTGGACGTTCCCCTGGCCGCAAGGATCGCCCAGGCCGTCCACGAAAGAAATGAGTTGCCCGCGGAACACCAGTACGGGCCGACCTAG
- a CDS encoding ABC transporter ATP-binding protein produces MTETGTGTLVASGLHVRAGDHPAVRDVSVTFHAGQFTAIIGPNGAGKSTLLRALLGLAPAEAGTVCLDGTLLAALGRAARSRQLAFLAQSEELPGRTTVRDVVALGRGTGSWRWGLIPTRPWTQADEDAVDTALARTDTTQFEERRVDELSGGERQRVALARALVAGPRFLLLDEPTNHLDLAYALEVVRHLRCEVAGGLGVVAVLHDLNLAARADRIVLLHQGRVLAAGTPDEVLTPLHLHTAYGVRARVVRDADRLLVIPED; encoded by the coding sequence GTGACTGAGACCGGCACGGGCACCCTGGTGGCCAGCGGTCTGCATGTGCGTGCGGGCGATCACCCGGCCGTGCGGGACGTCAGCGTGACCTTCCACGCGGGGCAGTTCACGGCCATCATCGGCCCGAACGGCGCGGGCAAGAGCACCCTGCTGCGCGCCCTGCTGGGCCTGGCCCCCGCCGAGGCGGGCACCGTGTGCCTTGACGGGACTCTGCTGGCGGCCCTGGGCCGCGCGGCCCGTTCCCGCCAGCTCGCCTTCCTGGCCCAGAGCGAGGAGCTGCCGGGCCGCACCACCGTGCGGGACGTGGTCGCCCTGGGACGCGGCACCGGGTCTTGGCGCTGGGGGCTGATTCCCACCCGCCCCTGGACGCAGGCCGACGAGGACGCCGTGGACACCGCCCTGGCACGCACGGACACCACGCAGTTCGAGGAGCGGCGCGTGGATGAACTCTCCGGCGGAGAACGCCAGCGGGTCGCGCTGGCCCGCGCGCTGGTGGCCGGGCCGCGCTTCCTGCTGCTCGACGAACCGACCAACCACCTCGATCTCGCTTACGCGCTGGAGGTGGTGCGGCACCTGCGCTGCGAGGTCGCCGGGGGCCTGGGCGTCGTGGCGGTGCTGCATGACCTGAACCTCGCCGCCCGCGCCGACCGGATCGTGCTGCTACATCAGGGCCGGGTGCTGGCCGCCGGCACCCCGGATGAGGTTCTGACACCCCTGCACCTGCACACCGCGTATGGGGTGCGCGCAAGAGTGGTGCGTGACGCAGACCGACTGCTCGTCATCCCCGAGGATTGA
- a CDS encoding iron ABC transporter permease — translation MSTPSPARPARPARRWAGRVPRALGLALLVAVAVVLGTGLGRVTVPPGDVLGALWRGVTGHELVGSDVIVWQIRLPRVVMGLLVGAALSMSGGAFQGVFRNPLADPYLLGVASGSALGATVAVVLNWPRAVIPVAALVCALGAVALTLVLAREGRRFPPTRLILSGVVIGSVLSALSTALILRGQDRARLVLSYTLGDLGFSGWHDVATVLPYVAVGGGLLLLLSRALDTLQLGDLTARSLGVPVERLRLLVVVSASVATAGAVAYVGIIGFVGLIVPHIARLAFGAGHRTLLLTSAVLGGAGLVLADLLARTTVLSQVGIVTTLLGGPFFLWLLRSQRD, via the coding sequence ATGAGCACGCCCTCCCCGGCCCGCCCGGCGCGCCCCGCCCGGCGCTGGGCAGGCCGGGTGCCGCGGGCCCTGGGACTGGCCCTGTTGGTGGCCGTGGCCGTCGTGCTGGGCACCGGGCTGGGCCGGGTGACGGTGCCGCCGGGCGACGTGCTGGGCGCCCTGTGGCGCGGCGTGACCGGGCACGAGCTGGTTGGCAGTGATGTGATCGTGTGGCAGATCCGGTTGCCGCGCGTGGTGATGGGCCTGCTGGTCGGCGCGGCCCTCTCCATGAGTGGCGGGGCGTTCCAGGGTGTGTTCCGCAATCCGCTGGCCGATCCGTACCTGCTGGGAGTGGCGAGCGGCTCGGCGCTGGGTGCGACCGTGGCGGTCGTGCTGAACTGGCCGCGCGCCGTGATTCCCGTGGCCGCGCTGGTCTGTGCGCTGGGCGCGGTGGCCCTGACGCTGGTGCTGGCCCGCGAGGGCCGCCGCTTTCCGCCCACGCGCCTGATCCTCTCGGGGGTGGTGATTGGGAGCGTATTGAGCGCCCTGAGCACGGCGCTGATCCTGCGCGGACAGGACCGGGCCCGGCTGGTGCTGTCGTACACGCTGGGCGACCTGGGCTTCAGCGGCTGGCACGACGTGGCGACCGTGCTGCCCTACGTGGCGGTGGGCGGCGGCCTGCTGCTGCTGCTGTCGCGCGCGCTGGACACGCTGCAACTGGGCGACCTGACTGCCCGCTCGCTGGGCGTGCCCGTGGAACGGCTGCGGCTGCTGGTCGTCGTGAGCGCGAGTGTCGCCACGGCGGGCGCGGTCGCGTACGTGGGCATCATCGGCTTCGTGGGCCTGATCGTGCCGCACATCGCGCGACTGGCCTTCGGGGCCGGGCACCGCACGCTGCTGCTCACGTCCGCGGTGCTGGGCGGCGCGGGTCTAGTACTGGCCGACCTGCTCGCCCGAACCACGGTGCTGTCGCAGGTGGGCATCGTGACCACGCTGCTGGGAGGGCCGTTCTTCCTGTGGCTGCTGCGGAGCCAACGTGACTGA
- a CDS encoding ABC transporter substrate-binding protein has product MKILTLTTILSVTLAGTAAATAYPLTLTDDLARKVTVKAEPMRIVSMVPSTSETVCALGLCDRLVGVDQYSDYPAQLAKVTKVGDLYTPNIEAIVAARPDLVLVSKYSKLDGPLTQAGITVVAVNPETYDEVFSKILILGKVVNREVAAKALVTTMARDIAKTEVLTRAAPTKPTAYFEIDPTPYSIGPKSFMGVLLTKAGAQNIIPESMGDFPKVDPEFIVKANPQLMLGLDAKTAAARPGWATLNAVKSGRVIALPADLSSNLSRPGPRLPAALRALAKLIHPELFR; this is encoded by the coding sequence ATGAAGATCCTGACCCTGACGACCATCCTCAGCGTGACGCTGGCCGGTACCGCCGCCGCAACCGCCTACCCCCTGACCCTGACGGACGACCTGGCCCGCAAGGTGACCGTGAAGGCCGAGCCGATGCGGATCGTCTCGATGGTGCCCAGCACCAGTGAGACGGTGTGTGCGCTGGGCCTGTGCGACCGCCTGGTGGGCGTGGATCAGTACAGCGACTACCCGGCGCAGCTTGCCAAGGTGACGAAGGTGGGCGACCTGTACACGCCGAATATCGAGGCGATTGTCGCGGCGAGACCCGATCTGGTGCTGGTCAGCAAGTACAGCAAGCTGGATGGGCCGCTCACGCAGGCGGGCATCACGGTGGTCGCCGTGAATCCCGAAACGTACGACGAGGTGTTCAGCAAGATCCTGATCCTCGGCAAGGTGGTGAACCGTGAGGTGGCCGCGAAGGCGCTGGTGACGACCATGGCGCGCGACATCGCGAAGACCGAGGTGCTGACCCGCGCGGCGCCCACCAAGCCCACCGCGTACTTCGAGATCGACCCCACGCCGTACTCGATCGGGCCGAAGTCGTTCATGGGCGTGCTGCTCACCAAGGCCGGTGCTCAGAACATCATCCCTGAGAGCATGGGGGACTTCCCGAAGGTCGATCCGGAATTCATCGTGAAGGCGAACCCACAGCTCATGCTCGGCCTGGACGCGAAGACGGCCGCCGCCCGCCCCGGCTGGGCGACTCTGAACGCCGTGAAATCCGGACGGGTGATCGCGCTGCCGGCCGACCTGAGTAGCAACCTGTCGCGCCCCGGCCCCCGGCTCCCGGCGGCGCTGCGGGCCCTGGCGAAGCTGATCCACCCGGAACTGTTCCGGTAA
- a CDS encoding lysophospholipid acyltransferase family protein has product MSDARRPDPSQAPPAPTDTARPADPGAAPVVDPRMYRFVLAVTYLPVLLRGMKLDVQGQEHVPPPGTPLVIAANHVSGLDPFLVARALPAGRYLQFMAKKELFLPLIGWIIRTGGSFPVDRGGNDVGAIRTAVRVLQENGTVGIFPEGTRGGQELHGGVALIAAKGRAPILPAGISKQGKRWVVRFGPPISPKGGIKAVTAELGTELARLSQAE; this is encoded by the coding sequence ATGAGTGACGCCCGGCGTCCCGATCCCTCCCAGGCCCCGCCGGCCCCGACCGACACCGCCCGGCCGGCCGACCCTGGCGCCGCGCCCGTGGTCGACCCACGCATGTACCGCTTCGTGCTGGCCGTGACCTACCTGCCAGTGCTGCTGCGCGGCATGAAGCTCGACGTCCAGGGCCAGGAGCACGTGCCTCCCCCCGGAACGCCGCTGGTCATTGCCGCCAATCACGTCTCGGGCCTCGACCCCTTCCTGGTGGCGCGGGCGCTGCCGGCCGGCCGGTACCTGCAGTTCATGGCGAAAAAAGAACTGTTCCTGCCCTTGATCGGCTGGATCATCCGCACCGGCGGCAGCTTCCCGGTGGACCGTGGTGGGAACGACGTGGGCGCCATCCGCACCGCCGTGCGCGTGCTCCAGGAGAACGGCACGGTCGGCATTTTCCCCGAGGGCACGCGCGGCGGCCAGGAACTCCACGGCGGCGTGGCCCTGATCGCCGCGAAGGGCCGCGCGCCCATCCTGCCCGCCGGGATCAGCAAACAGGGCAAACGCTGGGTGGTGCGGTTTGGCCCCCCCATCTCACCCAAAGGTGGCATCAAGGCCGTGACCGCCGAACTCGGCACGGAACTCGCACGGTTGTCGCAGGCGGAGTGA
- a CDS encoding NAD(P)-dependent oxidoreductase: MNISVIGAAGGAGRRIVAQAVQAGHTVRALVRTPEQEDMVSLHGAQPVKGDLTGEWQAVLEGADAVVWAAGAGASGNFQGIDGDALIRVVDTLLSHGPRRLVVVSSMGVDRSEQMPPFLSAVLRVKAQSDAHVQGSALDWTVVRPAGLNDEPGTGLVRAAATVDRGSISRDDVAAVVLACLDDPATVGQTFEVVQGSQAVSDALAGLSR; the protein is encoded by the coding sequence ATGAACATCAGCGTGATCGGGGCGGCAGGCGGCGCGGGACGGCGGATCGTGGCGCAGGCGGTGCAGGCTGGGCACACGGTGCGGGCCCTGGTGCGCACGCCCGAGCAGGAGGACATGGTCTCGTTGCACGGAGCGCAGCCGGTCAAGGGCGACCTGACGGGCGAGTGGCAGGCGGTGCTGGAGGGTGCAGACGCGGTCGTGTGGGCGGCCGGGGCAGGAGCCAGCGGGAACTTCCAGGGTATCGACGGTGACGCCCTGATCCGCGTGGTCGACACCCTGCTTTCGCATGGGCCGCGCCGTCTGGTGGTCGTGAGTTCCATGGGCGTGGACCGGTCCGAGCAGATGCCGCCCTTCCTGAGCGCCGTGCTGAGGGTCAAGGCGCAGTCCGACGCACACGTGCAGGGCAGTGCCCTCGACTGGACGGTCGTGCGTCCGGCCGGACTGAACGACGAGCCGGGCACCGGCCTGGTGCGTGCCGCCGCGACTGTCGACCGCGGCTCCATCTCCAGGGATGACGTGGCCGCCGTGGTGCTCGCCTGCCTGGACGATCCGGCCACGGTCGGGCAGACCTTCGAGGTCGTGCAGGGGTCGCAGGCCGTCTCGGACGCGCTGGCCGGGCTGTCGCGCTAG
- the xseB gene encoding exodeoxyribonuclease VII small subunit, with the protein MRDVSPATPSYREAYATLSRIATELESGEADLDRVLPLLEEARVAYAACRERLEAVRTVLAGDWADGDDPDTEDEEDEDDG; encoded by the coding sequence ATGCGGGATGTGAGTCCAGCTACTCCGTCGTACCGCGAGGCGTACGCCACCCTGTCCCGGATCGCCACGGAACTGGAGAGCGGCGAGGCCGACCTGGATCGCGTGCTGCCACTGCTGGAGGAAGCCCGCGTGGCCTACGCCGCGTGCCGCGAGCGCCTGGAGGCCGTCCGTACCGTGCTGGCTGGCGACTGGGCCGACGGCGACGATCCCGACACCGAGGATGAAGAGGACGAGGACGACGGGTAG
- a CDS encoding flavin reductase family protein produces the protein MTTEPAFTHFDLTTLPQGARYKLVTGIVVPRPIAWVSTLDSAGHVNLAPFSFFNVMGSDPPIVAFAPGDHAEGRPKDTARNIPPGADFTVNLVSRELADAMNATATDFPAHLGEPGVLGIALEAGVRVSTPRVALSPAALECREVQTIVIGRTRILLGEVLGVTIRTEAVLDAGKQYLDTASLDLIGRMGGRGGYATTRDAFTIDRVSYEQWRAAQEQARSAQD, from the coding sequence ATGACCACCGAGCCCGCCTTCACGCACTTCGACCTGACCACGTTGCCCCAGGGAGCGCGGTACAAGCTGGTGACCGGGATCGTGGTGCCCCGGCCGATCGCCTGGGTGAGCACGCTGGACTCGGCGGGGCACGTGAACCTCGCGCCGTTCTCGTTTTTCAACGTCATGGGATCCGATCCGCCCATCGTGGCCTTCGCGCCTGGCGATCACGCCGAGGGAAGGCCGAAGGACACGGCGCGCAATATCCCGCCCGGCGCGGACTTCACCGTGAACCTGGTCAGCCGAGAGCTGGCCGACGCCATGAACGCCACCGCCACCGATTTCCCTGCGCACCTGGGTGAACCTGGGGTGCTGGGCATTGCGCTGGAGGCGGGCGTGCGGGTCTCGACGCCGCGCGTGGCGCTCAGTCCAGCCGCGCTGGAATGCCGCGAGGTTCAGACCATCGTGATCGGCCGCACGCGCATCCTCCTGGGCGAGGTGCTGGGCGTGACCATCCGCACGGAGGCCGTGCTGGATGCCGGGAAGCAGTATCTCGACACGGCGTCCCTGGACCTAATCGGCCGGATGGGTGGGCGGGGTGGCTACGCCACCACGCGCGACGCCTTCACCATCGACCGCGTGAGTTACGAGCAGTGGCGGGCCGCCCAGGAGCAGGCCCGGTCGGCACAGGATTAG
- a CDS encoding DNA-3-methyladenine glycosylase, giving the protein MTRPTAPLEHHADATVHLSRDPVMRDVIARVGDLSVLAPTPDPFGTLIRSVTGQQLSVKAAASIYARLLDTLGTIDEFTLQRAPGETLRGVGLSWAKVHTVQAIAAARQSGAVDFDHLARLDDEAVIAALVPLPGIGRWTVEMFLMFALARPDVFSMGDLALRQGLARLHPNAQHFEVLTLWSPYRTLAARYLWADNALAKAGGAPV; this is encoded by the coding sequence ATGACCCGCCCCACCGCGCCCCTGGAACACCATGCCGACGCCACCGTGCACCTGTCCCGCGACCCGGTCATGCGGGACGTGATCGCGCGCGTGGGCGACCTGAGTGTCCTGGCTCCCACCCCCGATCCCTTCGGCACCCTGATCCGCTCCGTGACCGGACAGCAACTGAGCGTGAAGGCCGCCGCCAGCATCTATGCCCGCCTGCTCGACACGCTGGGCACCATCGACGAATTCACGCTGCAACGTGCGCCCGGTGAGACTCTGCGCGGCGTGGGCCTGTCGTGGGCGAAGGTGCACACCGTGCAGGCCATCGCGGCGGCCCGGCAGTCCGGCGCGGTGGATTTCGACCATCTGGCCCGCCTGGACGACGAGGCGGTGATCGCGGCGCTGGTGCCCCTGCCCGGCATCGGCCGCTGGACCGTGGAGATGTTCCTGATGTTTGCCCTGGCCCGACCGGACGTGTTCAGCATGGGCGATCTGGCGCTGAGGCAGGGCCTGGCCCGGCTGCACCCGAACGCCCAGCATTTCGAGGTGCTGACGCTGTGGAGTCCGTACCGGACACTCGCGGCCCGGTACCTGTGGGCCGACAATGCGCTGGCGAAAGCGGGGGGCGCGCCCGTCTAA
- the tmpR gene encoding bifunctional dihydropteridine reductase/dihydrofolate reductase TmpR, with amino-acid sequence MSGAARRTALVTGAARGIGRALAVALAREGFHVAVHYRNSEQDAGETARLCRETGVQAVTLRADVTDPVQARQLVSSAHAAFPESPLGVLVNNVGNYVHRPLLETTDAEWADMLGSNLTSTFATCQEAAGLMQAAGYGRIVNLGYAGARNILARPGIVPYVVAKAGVLHLSRALAVVLAGSGVSVNVVSPGVIETSVSQPLRDIPAGRLGTVQELVDAALGFVRASDYLTGQELEVAGGWNL; translated from the coding sequence GTGAGCGGCGCGGCGCGGCGTACGGCGCTGGTGACGGGCGCGGCACGCGGGATCGGGCGGGCGCTGGCCGTGGCCCTGGCCCGCGAGGGGTTCCACGTGGCCGTGCACTACCGGAACAGCGAGCAGGATGCGGGGGAAACGGCGCGACTGTGCCGTGAGACGGGCGTGCAGGCCGTGACCCTGCGGGCGGACGTGACCGATCCGGTCCAGGCGCGACAGCTCGTGAGCAGCGCGCACGCGGCCTTTCCAGAGTCGCCGCTGGGTGTGCTGGTGAACAACGTGGGCAATTACGTGCACCGGCCGCTGCTGGAGACCACGGATGCCGAGTGGGCCGACATGCTGGGCAGCAACCTCACCTCGACGTTCGCCACCTGCCAGGAAGCGGCGGGCCTGATGCAGGCGGCTGGGTATGGACGGATCGTGAACCTGGGGTACGCGGGGGCGCGGAATATCCTGGCGCGACCGGGCATCGTGCCGTATGTGGTGGCCAAGGCGGGCGTGCTGCACCTGAGCCGCGCGCTGGCCGTGGTGTTGGCCGGGAGCGGCGTCAGCGTGAATGTCGTGTCGCCCGGCGTGATCGAGACCAGCGTCAGCCAGCCGCTGCGCGACATTCCCGCCGGGCGGCTGGGCACCGTGCAGGAACTCGTGGACGCCGCACTTGGCTTCGTGCGGGCCAGCGATTACTTGACCGGACAGGAGCTGGAGGTCGCGGGCGGCTGGAACCTGTAG
- a CDS encoding NUDIX domain-containing protein — MQRPTVCVGALVWGTDGRVLLVRTTKWRGRWGVPGGKVEWGETLLDAVVREFQEEVGLELHDVLYAQTQEAVLSPEFHTEAHLLLVDFFASTSGHDIVPNEEIEEWAWVHLHGALDYPLNTFTRTLVELALQRENL; from the coding sequence ATGCAGAGGCCGACGGTGTGCGTGGGGGCGCTGGTATGGGGCACGGATGGCCGGGTGCTGCTCGTCCGGACGACCAAGTGGCGGGGCCGGTGGGGCGTGCCCGGCGGCAAGGTCGAATGGGGCGAGACCCTGCTGGACGCCGTGGTGCGCGAGTTTCAGGAGGAGGTCGGGCTTGAACTACACGACGTGCTGTACGCGCAGACGCAGGAGGCCGTGCTCTCGCCCGAGTTCCATACGGAGGCGCACCTGCTGCTCGTGGATTTCTTCGCGTCCACGTCGGGCCACGACATCGTGCCCAATGAGGAGATCGAGGAGTGGGCGTGGGTGCACCTGCACGGCGCCCTGGACTACCCGCTGAACACCTTCACGCGGACGCTGGTGGAACTCGCCCTCCAGCGCGAGAACCTGTGA
- a CDS encoding ABC transporter permease subunit has translation MTVAPLTTVDSPIELRDVTLQLGGETILDGVTLDVRRGEFLALIGPSGGGKSTVLRVIAGLLRPVSGTVRVESTPALVFQDYRLLPWRTALRNVQLPAVLGAGGGLEAREALHLVGMDAYADYYPAQLSGGMRARIALARALAQSGDVLLLDEPFAALDALVRERFNAELRHLHEKTGRTTVLVTHSIREAVWLADRVAVLRNGKIVEILDTRGEGRVSAYTDGLERHLREVLGAGDSTRIRTDARDPFSWSRLLPLLAIALGLVGWTVAATLLNQPFLLPTAGAVWGKLVGTPALFASSFWVTVSTALAGTLLGGVLGLVIGYPLAKVRPLERFLSPYLVASQSTPIVVLAPLLVSWLGFGFLPAVLVSALSALYPIIVSTLVGVREVDRAYHEVFSSLRATFWQRLTHLELPGALPVLLGGLRLAASLALIGAVVWEFVDPNQKGLGFRVQAAGAYYDKATQFAAIALLILFGVLVYWLITTLERRVMRRRGR, from the coding sequence ATGACCGTCGCGCCGCTCACGACTGTGGACTCGCCCATCGAACTGCGGGACGTGACGCTGCAGCTGGGCGGCGAGACGATCCTCGACGGCGTGACCCTGGACGTCCGGCGTGGCGAGTTCCTGGCGCTGATCGGCCCGTCCGGCGGAGGCAAGAGCACCGTGCTGCGCGTCATCGCCGGGCTGCTGAGACCCGTGTCCGGCACCGTGCGGGTGGAGTCCACGCCCGCGCTGGTCTTCCAGGATTACCGGCTGCTGCCCTGGCGCACCGCCCTGCGCAATGTGCAGCTCCCGGCCGTGCTCGGCGCCGGCGGCGGCCTGGAAGCGCGCGAGGCACTGCATCTGGTCGGCATGGACGCCTACGCCGACTACTATCCGGCGCAGCTCTCCGGCGGCATGCGCGCCCGGATCGCCCTGGCCCGCGCCCTGGCGCAGAGCGGCGACGTACTGCTGCTCGACGAGCCCTTCGCGGCCCTGGACGCCCTGGTGCGCGAACGCTTCAACGCCGAGTTGCGCCACCTGCACGAAAAGACCGGGCGCACCACGGTGCTCGTCACGCACTCCATCCGCGAGGCCGTGTGGCTGGCCGACCGCGTGGCGGTACTGAGGAACGGGAAGATCGTGGAAATCCTCGACACGCGCGGCGAGGGCCGCGTGAGCGCCTACACCGACGGCCTGGAACGGCACCTGCGCGAGGTGCTCGGCGCGGGCGACTCCACCCGGATTCGCACGGACGCGCGCGATCCGTTCAGCTGGTCGCGTCTGCTGCCCCTGCTGGCCATCGCGCTGGGCCTGGTCGGCTGGACGGTGGCGGCCACGCTGCTGAACCAGCCGTTCCTGCTGCCCACGGCCGGCGCCGTGTGGGGAAAACTGGTCGGCACTCCGGCCCTGTTCGCCTCTTCGTTCTGGGTAACAGTGAGCACGGCCCTGGCGGGCACGCTGCTGGGCGGTGTGCTGGGCCTCGTGATCGGGTATCCCCTGGCGAAGGTCCGGCCGCTGGAGCGGTTCCTGAGTCCTTACCTCGTGGCGTCGCAGAGCACACCCATCGTGGTGCTGGCCCCGCTGCTGGTCTCGTGGCTGGGGTTCGGGTTCCTGCCTGCGGTGCTGGTGTCGGCCCTGAGTGCCCTGTACCCGATCATCGTCTCCACGCTGGTGGGGGTAAGGGAGGTGGATCGCGCGTATCACGAGGTCTTCAGCTCCCTGCGGGCCACCTTCTGGCAACGCCTGACCCATCTGGAACTGCCCGGAGCACTGCCGGTTCTGCTGGGCGGCCTGCGGTTGGCGGCCAGCCTCGCGCTCATCGGCGCGGTCGTGTGGGAGTTCGTCGATCCGAACCAGAAGGGCCTGGGCTTCCGCGTGCAGGCGGCCGGCGCGTACTACGACAAGGCCACGCAGTTCGCCGCCATCGCCCTGCTGATCCTGTTCGGCGTGCTGGTGTATTGGCTGATCACCACCCTCGAACGCCGCGTGATGCGTAGGCGTGGACGCTGA